ATGAcctatgacctatactgcagccagccaccaggaggcagtCGAGACAATTTGGCTTCCCTTTTGTGGAGCGGTCATGTTGTCCATGTTTGTATACAGTGTTTGCTTTAAACACAGCTTCaaccttttttcagttttgaaatgTGACATGATATTCATCCCACACAAAAGGCAGCATTACCTCCTCTTCAGGTTTCTCTGCCAAGCTGGTTCCCTCCTCAGTGCTGTGCTGGGAACGTGCAGTCGATGGGTTTTTACGTCGGATGGAGCCACGGGATGAATCTGTAATGCTCTGGATCTAAAGTtgtaagaaaaaagaagaaagaaacggaaaagatttaatttgtaatttcCCTGTGGAAAACAAgtccagacacaaacatctTATTGTGAAGGGACAGTGATAATGAACGAAATAACATCATGTCATTAATTAACACTTCATTTTCTTCTAAACTTTTCTTGCttacctctctctccttctcattCTTGGTCAGATGCATTTGTTTGAGGATCTGTGACCGTTGCTCCATTACGAGTGTCTTCTCATAGGTGTAGGCTGAGATGTCACCGTCAAgctttaaaatggaaaaacatttttaaatatatcatgAAACAGGTTTATTAACTGGTTCTACAGACGAAAGTAGATTTTATTTAgatagaaaataatttaaaatgtagtagagttctctctctttgtgaTGGCAGATAATGTGTCAGACGAGTCTCTCAccatctccaccacctccacctcagcTACAATGCGCAGGTGATAGAGGAAGGTGATGAGGTCTTTTTTCATCTGGATACTGTTATCATCCATCTGAGCGACTGTGAAAATGCGCATCTTGCACTTCCTCCACACCTTCGAGACAAAACGGGAACAGTCACGGCTCATGAACAAAACGTTGTCACTGTTCTTTTTtactctctgtgtctttctgaaCTTGTGCtcataatttacaaaaagtTTCTACAGTCATATTAAATCTTTGGAGACAGAGAAATTCTTTTTGAGTCCTGTTTCCCACCTTATGTTGGCGCAGCAGGAAGGGCAGGAGCATCAGCATGCCTCCGTCATGGACGATCCACCACACATCGATGTGGCCCTCAGTGAAGCGCTCTCCGTTGGACGGGTAACTGGAGATGTTCTTAGGAACCAACAAAGCCAGGCTGGCTACAGTTGTCTCTCTAACCACCTCTGAGACCAGACACAAGAATTGATTTGTGGTCAAATATGAAGAAGCATTTGGGAAATTCATCACATTGAATATGAAAGGAGAAAttagtaaaagaaaaatatctggTGAAGGTTTTAATTGTAAATCAATATTCATAATGACACTGGATTATTGAGGTCAGCGCAAAGACGATTTGAGGGTTAGAAAAATCGTCCCATGTCTCTTTCCTGTGTCTACACTGTCACTGTTAATAAACACTAAAAGAAATAGTCAAGATATTCTGAGCAGGACATTTTATGATTGAAAAATAAACCTTAGTTTGTATTTTGGTGGACAAACTGTATGACAAGTGTATCTTAGTAAAGATAGATTAGGtcatttataaatcatgaaCGTTACACAATACCAACATATCTGTGGTGAGATAATGTTGTCAGATGAAACAAGTCGTACAAGGTTTCAGTTGAGCTAAAATAAGATCAAATGAAGTTAATTTTCCAGTTAATTTCCCAAACATGCTGCTGATGCCTCACATGATTTAAAAAGACGTCTTATTAAACTCTTAACAAGAGTAAAAgaaagtttaattaaaaaaatctaatgatCGAAACAGAATCTTACAAATGTTTTCAACAGAACATCAGTGGAAGCTTCATTGAAGTTCTTTTATGAATAAACCACTTTCAGTAAGACTCAATAATGGTTTAGGTTTAGTGATTTACTTTTCTCAATAATAAAAATCAGATTAACTGGTGAAAGAGAGCAATCGCACAAACTTCACATTCATCAACAAACAGATTTACCAATAAAGTTCCTGAATTGCTGGTGGCACTCAGGCTGCTTCCAGTTACGGGGCCAGCTGACCATCACTGTGTTGTGCTTCAGGCCTCCCAGTCCTCCAACCTGGATCAGGTGGGACGTCCCGTCTCGCAGGTTGGAGGAGATGACCACCTGCGAGAAACccttcactttctctgtctccatcagCTTACGCAGAGACTGTAGAGACACAGAGTGAGCGATCACTGGTCATTATGGAAACATGTGCTGTGTGGTAAACAAGTGGAAGCGTATGGCAGACCTGGTCGGCCCTCTGAGCCTCAGTGTAGTTGTCGAGGAAGGTTCCATGAACTGCGGTACCAACGATGGTCAGACCTTTTCCAGCCTTCAGCTGATTGGTCAGAGACAGCAGACGAGGCTGCTCTACGTTCTGCTCAGCATCAACACTCAACAGAACCAGGATCTGAGGCCTGACAAAAAGAAATTGAGCAGTAGGTCAGTGAAACTAAacattagattaaaaaaaacgaaGTCaaacccatagactgtatataaagacagtcAAACATCTCAAAATATGAGTTTAAAGCcaaatttaaatcacatttagtTGATTATTGTGTTCGTGCAAAGTTAAATCGGCTGCATCAAAATAAATTTAcgatataaaaaaataaaaattttcgCCTTACAGAAGAACTGAAGAAAAGTGATTAACAGGTGTTAATAGGTGTTTATAAGATGAGTGTGAAACTGTAGAAGATGGAGCTGACCAACCTCCAGTTCTTGGTGTGTGGTGGTCCCTCCTCCAGCCTCATGAGAGCGAAGCGAGCGGCGCTCAGCGAGATGCCACGTATCCCATCACCCCACTCCTTCTCAGCTCTGTTACACAACACAATCAGGGTTAGTGCATGATGAACTGTATGGAAACTATCTTATTCCTGCTTCTGGTCTGATGCCGTGATGATGACTTACCCACGGAACTCAATGTATTTGTAGATGCAGCTGGCGATGCCCATGGCAACAATGGCGTAATACCAGGAGCAGATGAACATCAGCGACAGGCACAGACTCATACCCAGGAAAGACAGAGCCCTGTGGGGGGACAGGATGTCACATGTCCAGTCAAACTGTTTCTGTCAGCTTCACTCCACAGGCTGCAGCACATCAATGCCCACAGCTTGTAAAGAGTTTTATTGGTTGTGTACAGCAGCTGTAAGTCcagccacacagacagacaggcaacAGCTGCCCACAGTGATTGAGGTGCAGCACGAGCATCATCAGCAGATTGTCCGACTGTTGTTCCAAAAACTGAAGCTGCacattttcacctttttaaatatgtgtaaaaGCAGGGTGGTTTATCGTCCTGCAAAGTTAAAGCCTGAACTCTGCTAAAATTATGTTTTGGTCTTTTATTTGATTGACATTGACCAACCAATCCAACAAATGATTCAAACGTGGCTGAATCTTGATTTCTCTCacgagaaaaaaaactaaatgagttAAATAATTCTTACTTTGATggaaaattgtgttttaattttggATCCTATTGCTCAAAAGAAAATAGGTTTTCaggtttatatttgttttcaattttgTTCTTGATCTCATGTACATGCACaagctcacatacacacatgcatgtgggTGTGAGTGGATTCACACTGTTCCAATGATCCACAGGTGTTCTAACTAACTGGATGCTGGTGAATGTGGCCGTAAACAAAGCAGGACTCCAGCTCTGTTAATAGCTGGAAAATGCATCAACATATGTGTGACATCCTCACTGATGCTCCTCTGAGCTTATTTCAGTGACGTTCACTGCATGTGTGGAAAGTCgttaaacactgacacactctCACCAGTGGTAGAACTTAAAACGTGGCCTCCAGTTTGGCGTCCTCAGCAACGTCTGCAGCGCACAGGCCAAGTTGACGAACATGTAGCACATCAAGAAGAACCtgaacaaagagagggagaaagacaatgaggagaaaaaagatagAAGTAAGACAGGCAGAagtctcacagtgtgtgtgagttcaggAATGAACTTACATGGAGAGGATGGGTGCGACTGAATCCAGGGAGGCGATGATGATACCAATCTCACAGATGCTGGCTGTGAGCAGGAGGGCCCAGGTGGGCTCTCCGTTTTCTTTGCCGTGCCCAAACACCTGCAGCAACATCCAATCAAACTTTATCacatgattttaattttttatttgggCCATTTATATAATATGGCAGAACACATGGACAAACAAagaatgtcattgttttttttaaaatccttaaACTGGGCATCGTTTCCTCTTATCCCAAATTCCTCAACTCATTTCTCAGTCTGATAACCTCAACGTAACCTCAGTTGTACAAATAAAGATCTTTGGCATCTAGATAAGTCTGATGCAACATATGCTTGAGAAATATACTTCTGTTTTAtatgcaaatatgtttttaatgttttcaaactTAAATAATTAGTGTCAAGAAGGTCAACATTGCAACACAAATCGTTCTTGTAAATTCAACACATTTATCATCCACCttcaaaatcaaatgaaactCTGCAGTCCTTTGAGACCTGTGTGATCTACTCTATACACACATATCTAATCTCTGCCATTCAATCAGAGTATTTGTTTCTACAACTCAGGGCAACAAAATTCTGCTTTTATGCCAGAGATGAATCTGAATGCTACTCACTCTGAGAAATGGGATGATGCCGTCCCTTGAGATGGCCTGCAGCAGACGTGGAGCTCCCGTCAGACTCTGGAGTCCAGCTCCGCACGTGGAAAAGAAGGAGCCAAACACAATGACCCATGGAGACGGCCACGCCAGCGTACCAATCACCAGGTTACCACTGACCCCTTCACCAAACCTGTGAAGAGGGAGGTGACGATTTAACAATTCAAAGCTgttacacacattcactcatcAAATGATCTAACTTCCACAGTGTATCATGTTCAGTGTTGAAGAAACAGGCTGgagctgaaaacacaatgatcaTTTAAGTTTCCCTAATGTTTGTATTGATGAAGGTCACATAATATTTTTTCAAGAAAGTGTTTCAGATTATGttatattaaatgttaaattattgGCTTAAATGAACAGATGGAAACTTTCACTGGATATGGGAAGTATATATTTACACTGGACTCAATGACTACAACCACATAGTCTATagttgtttatatatatatatatatatttaaaaatgttgctgGTAGCTCAGGTAAAACTGGGGGTTTATTTTATAACCAGGTAGCTCAATCCATAATAATACATCACAATTCATTAGTTAATTGTATTTTGCATTAATAAAAGGCCTATTAATCTGCAGAGCTAAAACTATCAAtcaaaaagtacaatatttacCTCTGAAATGCAATGAAATATAAGTATAGTGCATGTGAAGTAATGTACAGTAGAAATACTCAAGTAGGAGAAGTCATGTATCGGCCTGTATATTACTTCAATATACTTCACAACCTTGTTAAACAATTAATTACTTACTTGTCCCTGAGGACGACTCCTTCTATACAGGCACCAAACAGCACCACACAGGACATGTCTGGTAATTAAACTGTAAAGGAATATGCTGTGATAACATGAAAAAGTCAAAGTCGTCAACCAGTGTTTTCGGAGGCTCACAGTTTCATTCTATGGACCTGGGCTCAGTGAAGGATACACACAGTAGACGTGGTGGTGATGGCTGCAATGGTGCCAATGGGAATTGACTTCTGAGCATCACGCAGGTCGCCGGAGCGGTTGGAGCCGGCCATGATACCTGAGAGCGGTGGGAGATTAAACCATCAGGAGGCTCTAagcttttaaatattttttgtctttgatgACTAATCCCAGAGGCACTATTATTCCACAGATGAGCACTCATAATAAGCACCCTATCACCTTCACACTTCGCCCTGGGGACTGAGGAACAGCTGCTCAACAGTtcaaagagaaagagcagaggtGAAAGGGTTGATCACTTGGGATGGAGCAAGGCCGCTCTGGGATTTAACAACTGTCAAACTTTAGATTTATGGGGAAAGGAAGGGGAACTTGGTTAGATTCAATCTGCAACCTTACTAGCAGATGCCACTAATCCCTACAGACAAGTCCTTTCAGTGGGCCTGAGTGATGCTAACCTGTGACAGATGGGAAGTATATCCCCACCAGCAGGGTGAAGAAGCTGGTGATGTCAGCCAGGACGTAGCGATTGGAGCTGGTGGTGGGACTGTCCGGATCCACATCTGATGCAAGTCCACGTTTTTCCAGAACCACCCCTTTTTCTAAGTAGTTACCAAACAGGTTTtctgaaaggaaaaaagagaacatCTGA
This sequence is a window from Paralichthys olivaceus isolate ysfri-2021 chromosome 6, ASM2471397v2, whole genome shotgun sequence. Protein-coding genes within it:
- the slc12a5b gene encoding solute carrier family 12 member 5b isoform X2, which encodes MLNNITDCEEGEGGPNSQGDGNPKESSPFINSSAASDAEKTQQYDGKNMALFEEEMDTSPMVSSLLSSLANYSNLPTGSKEHEEEENNEEGARPSKKPVKAPQLGTLMGVYLPCIQNIFGVILFLRMTWMVGIGGVLGSFIIVFMCCSTTMLTAISMSAIATNGVVPAGGSYYMISRSLGPEFGGAVGICFYLGTTFAGAMYILGCIEILLIYIIPQAAIFQIEGLEGAEAEAALLNNMRVYGTIVLSLMALVVFVGVKYVNKLALVFLACVILSIVAVYAGVIKTAIDPPVFPVCLLGNRTLLSKGYDVCAKVIEIDNETVTTKLWRSFCDSESLNATCDEYFINNNVTEIQGIPGVTSGILAENLFGNYLEKGVVLEKRGLASDVDPDSPTTSSNRYVLADITSFFTLLVGIYFPSVTGIMAGSNRSGDLRDAQKSIPIGTIAAITTTSTVYMSCVVLFGACIEGVVLRDKFGEGVSGNLVIGTLAWPSPWVIVFGSFFSTCGAGLQSLTGAPRLLQAISRDGIIPFLRVFGHGKENGEPTWALLLTASICEIGIIIASLDSVAPILSMFFLMCYMFVNLACALQTLLRTPNWRPRFKFYHWALSFLGMSLCLSLMFICSWYYAIVAMGIASCIYKYIEFRGAEKEWGDGIRGISLSAARFALMRLEEGPPHTKNWRPQILVLLSVDAEQNVEQPRLLSLTNQLKAGKGLTIVGTAVHGTFLDNYTEAQRADQSLRKLMETEKVKGFSQVVISSNLRDGTSHLIQVGGLGGLKHNTVMVSWPRNWKQPECHQQFRNFIEVVRETTVASLALLVPKNISSYPSNGERFTEGHIDVWWIVHDGGMLMLLPFLLRQHKVWRKCKMRIFTVAQMDDNSIQMKKDLITFLYHLRIVAEVEVVEMLDGDISAYTYEKTLVMEQRSQILKQMHLTKNEKEREIQSITDSSRGSIRRKNPSTARSQHSTEEGTSLAEKPEEEVQLIHSKNASTPTSPTSPTSPAVSAGGAATWTDNKGADKGKNLLAANPESGRDFFNMKPEWENLNQTDVRRMHTAMRLNEVIMKKSKEAKLVLLNMPGPPKNRVGNENYMEFLEVLTEGLNRVLLVRGGGREVITIYS
- the slc12a5b gene encoding solute carrier family 12 member 5b isoform X1, translated to MLNNITDCEEGEGGPNSQGDGNPKESSPFINSSAASDAEKTQQYDGKNMALFEEEMDTSPMVSSLLSSLANYSNLPTGSKEHEEEENNEEGARPSKKPVKAPQLGTLMGVYLPCIQNIFGVILFLRMTWMVGIGGVLGSFIIVFMCCSTTMLTAISMSAIATNGVVPAGGSYYMISRSLGPEFGGAVGICFYLGTTFAGAMYILGCIEILLIYIIPQAAIFQIEGLEGAEAEAALLNNMRVYGTIVLSLMALVVFVGVKYVNKLALVFLACVILSIVAVYAGVIKTAIDPPVFPVCLLGNRTLLSKGYDVCAKVIEIDNETVTTKLWRSFCDSESLNATCDEYFINNNVTEIQGIPGVTSGILAENLFGNYLEKGVVLEKRGLASDVDPDSPTTSSNRYVLADITSFFTLLVGIYFPSVTGIMAGSNRSGDLRDAQKSIPIGTIAAITTTSTVYMSCVVLFGACIEGVVLRDKFGEGVSGNLVIGTLAWPSPWVIVFGSFFSTCGAGLQSLTGAPRLLQAISRDGIIPFLRVFGHGKENGEPTWALLLTASICEIGIIIASLDSVAPILSMFFLMCYMFVNLACALQTLLRTPNWRPRFKFYHWALSFLGMSLCLSLMFICSWYYAIVAMGIASCIYKYIEFRGAEKEWGDGIRGISLSAARFALMRLEEGPPHTKNWRPQILVLLSVDAEQNVEQPRLLSLTNQLKAGKGLTIVGTAVHGTFLDNYTEAQRADQSLRKLMETEKVKGFSQVVISSNLRDGTSHLIQVGGLGGLKHNTVMVSWPRNWKQPECHQQFRNFIEVVRETTVASLALLVPKNISSYPSNGERFTEGHIDVWWIVHDGGMLMLLPFLLRQHKVWRKCKMRIFTVAQMDDNSIQMKKDLITFLYHLRIVAEVEVVEMLDGDISAYTYEKTLVMEQRSQILKQMHLTKNEKEREIQSITDSSRGSIRRKNPSTARSQHSTEEGTSLAEKPEEESVAVSNLKQVQLIHSKNASTPTSPTSPTSPAVSAGGAATWTDNKGADKGKNLLAANPESGRDFFNMKPEWENLNQTDVRRMHTAMRLNEVIMKKSKEAKLVLLNMPGPPKNRVGNENYMEFLEVLTEGLNRVLLVRGGGREVITIYS
- the slc12a5b gene encoding solute carrier family 12 member 5b isoform X3; its protein translation is MALFEEEMDTSPMVSSLLSSLANYSNLPTGSKEHEEEENNEEGARPSKKPVKAPQLGTLMGVYLPCIQNIFGVILFLRMTWMVGIGGVLGSFIIVFMCCSTTMLTAISMSAIATNGVVPAGGSYYMISRSLGPEFGGAVGICFYLGTTFAGAMYILGCIEILLIYIIPQAAIFQIEGLEGAEAEAALLNNMRVYGTIVLSLMALVVFVGVKYVNKLALVFLACVILSIVAVYAGVIKTAIDPPVFPVCLLGNRTLLSKGYDVCAKVIEIDNETVTTKLWRSFCDSESLNATCDEYFINNNVTEIQGIPGVTSGILAENLFGNYLEKGVVLEKRGLASDVDPDSPTTSSNRYVLADITSFFTLLVGIYFPSVTGIMAGSNRSGDLRDAQKSIPIGTIAAITTTSTVYMSCVVLFGACIEGVVLRDKFGEGVSGNLVIGTLAWPSPWVIVFGSFFSTCGAGLQSLTGAPRLLQAISRDGIIPFLRVFGHGKENGEPTWALLLTASICEIGIIIASLDSVAPILSMFFLMCYMFVNLACALQTLLRTPNWRPRFKFYHWALSFLGMSLCLSLMFICSWYYAIVAMGIASCIYKYIEFRGAEKEWGDGIRGISLSAARFALMRLEEGPPHTKNWRPQILVLLSVDAEQNVEQPRLLSLTNQLKAGKGLTIVGTAVHGTFLDNYTEAQRADQSLRKLMETEKVKGFSQVVISSNLRDGTSHLIQVGGLGGLKHNTVMVSWPRNWKQPECHQQFRNFIEVVRETTVASLALLVPKNISSYPSNGERFTEGHIDVWWIVHDGGMLMLLPFLLRQHKVWRKCKMRIFTVAQMDDNSIQMKKDLITFLYHLRIVAEVEVVEMLDGDISAYTYEKTLVMEQRSQILKQMHLTKNEKEREIQSITDSSRGSIRRKNPSTARSQHSTEEGTSLAEKPEEESVAVSNLKQVQLIHSKNASTPTSPTSPTSPAVSAGGAATWTDNKGADKGKNLLAANPESGRDFFNMKPEWENLNQTDVRRMHTAMRLNEVIMKKSKEAKLVLLNMPGPPKNRVGNENYMEFLEVLTEGLNRVLLVRGGGREVITIYS